From Lewinellaceae bacterium:
ACAATGGCACCATCGGCATCGGTAAAGACTTCATGCCGGCATTCAGTATCCTGGAAGAAGCGGAAGTGCGGAAGATGGCCACCGGCCTGGTGACGACGGCTTCCATCACTTATGCCACTCCGGCGGCTTTTTTTGCCCATGTCAAGCTGCCCAATGAGGTTGAAGAAATCGCAGCCAGCCTCCTGAACACCGAAATAGACCTGCTCATCGGCGGGGGCGAAAATGCTTTCACTCAACGAAAAAGCGACGGCCGGAACCTCCGGAACGAGCTGGAAAAAAAAGGCTATTTCGTTTCCGATTACCGGGAGCAGAGCCTTGCCGACATCGTCCCTGTAACACAGCAAAACTTCGCTTATTTCACAGCGGATGAAGATCCCTTACCTGCTTCCAAAGGCAGGGATTACCTCCCGGGAGCGAGCAACCTGGCTACTTATTTTCTGGATAAACGGAGTGGGAAAGACGGTTTCTTCCTCGTGATTGATGGAGCGCAGATCGACTGGGGCGGGCGGAAAAACGATCCCGATTACATCGTTTCCGAAGTGATCGACTTCGACAAAGCCATCGGCGAAGTGCTGAAGTTCGCCGAGCGGGACGGCCACACCCTGGTCATCGTCACCGCTACGCACGAGACCGGCGGCCATGCCATCAATCCCGGCTCCCGGATGGATTCCCTCATCACCGCTTTTACCACAGACAGGCCCACCGCCTCCCTCCTCCCGGTATTCGCCTACGGGCCTGGCGCCGAACTCTTCCGGGGCATTTATGAAAATACCGCCATCTACGAGAAAATGCGGAAAGCTTTTGGCTGGGGAGACCGGATGGCGAACTGAGTTTGCACAGGGGCGCAAACTCAGTTCAGCTGGAAGCTGACGATGATGCCCCCCGATGTATCGGTCCGCGGGAAGCCAGCCGAGGTCTTCGGCACCGTGCGCCGGTAATCGAAAAACAAGCGGAGCGACAAGCGGCGGTTGAGCTGGTACTCCGCCGAAGGAGACAGGCTCAGCGTATAGTTGCCCCGGGTCGGCTCGATGATACCCTGGTCGAGGCGGTGAGCGAAGGTGACGTCGTCGCGCAGAGAAAAGTTGAAGTTGATGTCCAGGTCTTTCCCCTGCAGGCCGCGCCCGCGCGAGCCCCGGTTGTTGCGTTGGTTGGGGTCCTGCTGTTGCTCCGGTTCCTGTTTGCGGCTCCCCTTGCCCTTTTTCTTGTTGCTTCCGGTGAGGAAGGGAATGTCCAGGTTGCGAATCAAATAGCCGAAGCCCAGGACGATCTCCTTGGTCTGAGTTTCATTCAGTTGATAACTCACCGTGCTCAGGGCCAGCCCCCGCGATTTTTTATAATCCACGTTGAAAGACATGCCGTTCTTGAGGGTAGCATCTATAGCGATCAATGGCGAGAAGGACTCCTGGATGGTCACATCCGAAATTTCCAGCCTGGGGTAGAAGTTGAAGCTGGTGGTATCGATCGGCTCCGTATCCCGGGTGGCCAGATAGGGCAGGCTGGAACGGAAGTTGCTCACCGCCAGCGTGGTCCGGTAACCGTGGGTCAGGGAGAAGTTCTGAAAAATATCCTGGAACAAAGGTATTCGCGACAAGCCATTGTAGGTAAGCCGCCAGTTCACCTTAGGCATGACGTCGAAAATGTCGAGGCTCGTGGATTTGGCATCATGCCCGGTGTAGGCGGCCAGGAAAGCGGGGATCAGCACCTCTTGTTGGGTGCTGCCAAAACCCCGGGCGTAGCCCAGGTCCGCCAGGTTTTCATCTTCGTGCTCGCCGACGCCCAGCCGGTTGGAAATGATGATGCGGTTGCTTTCGAACTCCTTAAACAAGTCGATGATCTGATCGCGGCTGTCCTGGAACAGGGTTTGCATAGCGAAATATGTCACCTGCATCTGCCCTACTTCGATGGGCACGGTATGCACCAGCTGCTTTATCCCATCCACGATCGAGGTATCCTTGAACGTTTCGGTAAAGGTTTCCGAGTAGCTTTTGTTCAACTCCAGGTCGACGCGGAAATCCTTGAAAGGCTCCACCGTGGCGCGCACATCGTAGCTTTGGGTATATTGCTGGATGACTTCCTGGTTCAGGAATACGCTTCCCGTGATCCAATCGACGTTTTCCCGCAGCCAATCTCCCTTGAGGTTGTTGGGGTTGGGATTGAACCGCTGGTCTTCCGACAAGTTGCGGATGTTGGGCTGCAGGCCGGCGACAAAGCCCCAACCGGGGGATTCGAAGTTGGTCATCCCCAAAATGCCCGACCGGGGCAGATAACCGGGGACGGTGGTCGACAATTGCTCGGAATAATTGAACCGCACCCGCCGCACAGCCAGCAGGGGCCGTACAATGGCCCGCTCCACTCCGCTGGGTTCCCGATCCTTTTTTTCCTTCTCTTTTTTATCTTCTCCTTCTTCTTTCTTGTCGGCAGGGCTTCGGGGGTCTCTGCGCCCGGTAGAAGGCCGGCCCGGGCGGGCCTTGGCGCCCCGGTTGATCTTGCCCAGGTAAGGCACCTTGTCGTAGAGCTTCTCCAGGTTGAGGTCGACGTTGCCGCTGCGGTTCTGGTTGTTCTGGATGAGGTTGCCCAGGGAGTCGACATTAAGGGCCGCCGCCGTCCAGTTGTATCCTCCCGTATACTGCGCCTTGGCCGTTACCCAGTCGCCAAAGAAAGGCAGGTAACGGACCGGGAGGTTGTAGCTCACATTGACATTGTGCTGGTAATTTTTGGGCCGGCCGAAGTCTTTGATGTTCTGCCAGATGCTGTCCCGCCGTATTTGCCGGGCGCGGTCGAAACCATACTGCTCGATGAGGGCCGTCTCATCGGGTTCGTCGATCACCGAAGAATTGATGGCATTGAAGCTGAATTTCAGCGATTTGGTGATGTCCCACTGCAGGTCGTAATCTCGGTCCCAGGTAAAGCGTTTATTGTAGAACGTTTTAAAGCGGGGGTCCACATCCGTGAACCGGTAGCGGGTGGTCTGGAAGCGCCGGTTCATGACCGAGCTGAAGCTGAAGGAGTTGGGCAACGGATTGAAATTGATCTCCTTGATCAACCGCAGCAACTCTCCGTTGAGCTTTTTAAAGGGCTCGATGTATTTGGTCCGGGTGCTGTAGGTATAATCGAGGGCTCCGGTGTGTTTCTGCTCCTGGTCGAATTCGATGATGGGATCCCGGTATTCCGTTTCTGTGAAGGAATACGAGACGCTGAAGTTGGAGATGTCCCAGGGCATAGGCGGCTTGGTGTTATCCGACCGTTCTTTCCGGACATTGGTGAAGTTGATGCTCTTCAGCGTTGTCACCTCTTCGGCTTGGGCCAGGACGGAGTCCCGATCCTGGCTGGCGATGTTATTGAGTTTGTCTTTTAAAGTAATATCCAGGTCGTAGGGGTCAAATTCCGGTCTTTTGGTGGTATTGGAATACTGGGCGTAGAACGGCAGGCGCAGCCGCCATTCTTCCGGGAAGAACTTATCGAGGTTGAAATTGGCTGCCAGGTCGATGCCGGTGATGCGTTCCCGCTGGCGCTCCTGCACTTTCTGGTCGATGGCGCCAAAGCCGATGCTGCTGATGTTGCCGGCGGCGGTGATGCTGCCGAAGTCGGCCAGCTGCGCGTCGATGCGGGCGGTGGCCGCCGCCCCGCCCCTTTCGTCCAGGCCGGTCAGCCGCATCTCATTGAGCCACACCTCTGCATCGTAGGGCACATTGTCGAAATCGTAGATGTTGCGAATGCCCACCATAACCACTTTAACCTGGCCAATGGAGGGGTTGCCCAGTATCTTCAGCCTGGCAGTTGAACTATCCCTGTTTATTTCTCTCTGATAGAGGGTATTGAGCGCAACGCCCTCTCCGTTGCGCGCTTCCTTGAGCTTCACAAAATCGTCGAGGGCAAAGTCAATTTCGTTTTCCAGGCGCCATACCTCGCTCTTGTATTCGTCGCTGTTGGGGTTGCCGTTCAGCAAAGTGGAATCGGACATGACCAGAGGCAGCTCGTATTCGTAGTAGTTGTTTTTAAAGTCGCTGCCCAGGCGTACGTAAAGCGACAGCGCCCCATCCGGCACCTTCACGTTCTTCTCTTCGGCGTGGACGAACATCTTGAAGCGCTCGTACACCCGCATATCCATGTTGATGATTTTAAAGATGGCCCTTTCGTCTCCGTCGCAAAGGTCGCGGACGTTGACGGCGAGGGACTGTTCGTTCTGCAGGGCGCTGAAGACGCCTACCGACTGTTCCCGCTGGATGCCTGCGGGCAGGACGTAGTTGAAGGGCTGCCGGCCGTTGTTCTCCTCGATGTTGACGTTGTCCACATTAAAGAAGGTGGAGTCTGGGGCACAAACCGGGGCGCCTGGCCCGCCGAGCTGCGAGAGGTCTCCCCGGTAACGGCGCCACTGGTTGCGCACCAGTTCCAGGCGGGCGAAACGCAGGACGACCGGGGCGCGGAAGCCATGCATATACATCCGCATAAACCGGATGGAGCGGAAGTCCCGAATGCCGCCGACGGCCTTCTTTTCCGGCCCGTTGAGCGGGATGCGGAAGCGGTACCAAATCCGCTGCCCGTCGTCGCTTACCCGTTGGTCGGTGATGAAGGGGGTGCGGTTGATATCCAGCTCCCGGTTATTCTCAGGATTGGACCGCAGCGGTATTTTGTACTGGAAGTAAGATTCTGTTTCGTTGAGGGTATTGTCCTGGTTGAGGTCCTCCGCATCGGGGATGTTGGTAGCCGTTTGACGTTCAGTTTGGTTGTCGTTGGAGCGGGAGTTCCCTTGCGGGTTGTTGAAGTCCCGGTAGCGGCGCAGCACGCCGTCCTGGTCCGTAAAACTGCCATCCCGATAGTAACGAAAGTCGTCATAGGCCGGGTCCAGGTCCAGGCGGGCCGCCGCCTGGGTATTGGCGGCCCGTATGGCATCCAGGTAAGGGGCAAATTTCCTTCGCTCGCCTTCATTGTCCAGGCCGTCGAGGCCTACATCCTGGAGCGCCCTCGTTTCCCGGTCGTTGTCAAAAGCGCGGACGATCTGCTGGGAGACCGGCACTTTGGCCCAGTTGGTCTCATCGGTGCGCCGCTCCGGGTTGGCCGGGCCGGGCAGGCCGTTTTCAAAAAAAATCCGGGAATCGCGAAGGATATCTTCCGAAACATTGCCCAGGTTGATGTACAGGTCGCCTTCTTTCAACTCGTAATCCTGAGCCGGGTTAGTTGGGTTCGCGGGGTCCAGGAAAGGGCTGAGCATCCAGAATTCCAGGAACTCGATGTTGGCCGTTTGAAAGTCGTTGGTGTTGAGGTCGCGCATGATGCCGCCCCAGCGGGTCTGCGGGTCGCGCAGCACCAGAGAATCGCCCAGGAACTCCACCCCTTGTGTATACCCCGGGTAGCCGTCGGGCGTATCGAAGTTGTAAGGGCCCCGTTCGTTGGGATAGTAAGCCAGGTCAAGCGTCTGAACATTGGGCAGTTGCTGGGGCGTCAGCTGCAGGTTCGGGAAAACCTCCTGCTGAGGCACCACGCTGGTGTAGGGGTTTTGGTCATCCCCGGCGGCCCCGGAGCGGGCGCCCGGGTCGATCCGGTACCAGTTGAGCCGGGCGCGGTTGGCGCCGTTGCGCAGGTCGTTGATCAATTGGGCTTCCGGAAGAAGCGGATTGTTGTTCTGGTCGTCGTTCTGGGGCGTGCTGGACAGGTACCAGCGGTTGGTTGGTATGCGCAGGTCAAAACTGCTGCCGCTGCCTTCAAAGTCGTCGATATAGACCACCCCGCCCTTATCTTTGCGGTTCTGGTTGATGGCGCGGGCGTGGCCGGGCTTCAGGGCCGCCGCCTCGGCCGTGACGGTGATGGTGGACATTTCCTTGGTGGAAATGCCCGGAATGCCGTCTACAATGCGGGTCAGCCAGGGCGCTTCCCGGCTCAGGTTGAGGTCCAGCCCAAAAATCTTGTTGTTGATGGGGTCGTCGCCCACATTCACCTTTTGAGTGAAGGGCCGCTCGAAGAGCTGCAGGTAGGTGGCGCCTATGTTGAAATTGTCATCTATTTCATAATCGGCGCGCAAGCCGATCATGGTTTTGGCCTGGAAACCAAACAGCGTATTGTCCTCGAAGGAGACATTGATCGGCACCCCCGATTGAAGGATGGCGTCGTTGAGAATGCGCACCTTGCCGATGTTGTAATCCACCTCGTAGTCTTTCCCTTCTACCAGGCGCTGCCCTCCGGCCGTGACGGCCACCGAGCCCTGGGGGATGTTGAACGCGCCCAGCGAAATCTCGGAGGAAACGCTGGATTTGTATTCTCCCCGGATGATGTAGCGGTTTTGCTCGGCCGATTCCTGAGCCAGGAAAAGGGTGGTTTCGTAGAGGGAGTCGTAGACGTATTTGCGCTCCAGGAGGTTGTTGCTGATGCTGTCGGACAGGGTGCGGCCAAAAGGTTCCAGCACCGGGAACATGATCCGCCCGTTGCGGGGGTTGATGGTCACCCCCGGCACGAAGTCGAAGATGCCGTCGGGCTGGGGGTCTCCCTGGGTATTGAGGTTGTCGAGGTTGAAAATGCGGAGCAGGGGCTTGCCGGCGATCCGGGTTTCCGGGAGGAAGCGTTTCTGGCCGGCGCCGGGGTCGTCGTAGAAAATGTCGAGGCGGAAATCCTGCTGGTTGACCTGGAAGGCGCCGATGGAGTAGACGTTCTTCATCATCAGGTCCCAGGTGGGCACGTCGGTCCGCTGGGTGGTGCTTTTCAGCATTTTTACGAAGAGCACCTTGGGGGTCAGGTCCATGGTGTCGGTGCTCACGGTTCCGTTGTTGACCGACATTTCGCCGACGCGGTAGATATTGCCGTTGTACTCGTATTCGAAGGCGACGGCCAGCACCTGGTCGGGTTGCACGTTGATGTTGACCGAGATGAAGCCCAGCTCCGGGTGAAAAGTATATTCCGATTCCCGCAACCTGCGCACGCTGACCTTTTCGAAATCGCGTGCCTGTTGCAGCCCGAATTCGCCCTGCAGGGTGGCCACGGCCCGGTCGATATCCCGCACTGATTCTCCCCGGGAGAGGATGCGGTTGTACAGGTCGTTGGCGG
This genomic window contains:
- a CDS encoding alkaline phosphatase encodes the protein MIGDGMGISQISAGMYVNGNKTNLEKFPVAGLQKAYSADSLISDSAAGATAFACGVKAYNGTIGIGKDFMPAFSILEEAEVRKMATGLVTTASITYATPAAFFAHVKLPNEVEEIAASLLNTEIDLLIGGGENAFTQRKSDGRNLRNELEKKGYFVSDYREQSLADIVPVTQQNFAYFTADEDPLPASKGRDYLPGASNLATYFLDKRSGKDGFFLVIDGAQIDWGGRKNDPDYIVSEVIDFDKAIGEVLKFAERDGHTLVIVTATHETGGHAINPGSRMDSLITAFTTDRPTASLLPVFAYGPGAELFRGIYENTAIYEKMRKAFGWGDRMAN
- the sprA gene encoding cell surface protein SprA, whose product is MLKAMSRIFLPYCLLFGIATSALSAAENGVSLEDPYAIPFVIAADTIPDIEERYGDFVTGGNDNPFDLEDPSIIEKNLEYDPETGSYIITERIGDIDFRPPTYMTFDEYFDYRQKQEERAYFNRLAGIASGSGSSGLDPLAKIDVENNLLDRLFGGTTVDIRPQGNIDLTFGVDFSRVDNPILTERQRLQGGFDFDMNINMNVTGKIGEKLNLTTNYNTNATFNFDNQIKLDYNSDNFDEDAIIKKIEAGDVSLPLRGNLIQGAQSLFGLKTELQFGHLRLTAIASQQKSQQENIQVEGGAQVQQFEVRADEYDENRHFLLTFYNRDNFERSLRNLPQINSLFKIKKLEVWITNDRNEVTDVRDVVALADLGEPLQLVSPDKVTPNPMWNRRDLIDNLPLPDNAANDLYNRILSRGESVRDIDRAVATLQGEFGLQQARDFEKVSVRRLRESEYTFHPELGFISVNINVQPDQVLAVAFEYEYNGNIYRVGEMSVNNGTVSTDTMDLTPKVLFVKMLKSTTQRTDVPTWDLMMKNVYSIGAFQVNQQDFRLDIFYDDPGAGQKRFLPETRIAGKPLLRIFNLDNLNTQGDPQPDGIFDFVPGVTINPRNGRIMFPVLEPFGRTLSDSISNNLLERKYVYDSLYETTLFLAQESAEQNRYIIRGEYKSSVSSEISLGAFNIPQGSVAVTAGGQRLVEGKDYEVDYNIGKVRILNDAILQSGVPINVSFEDNTLFGFQAKTMIGLRADYEIDDNFNIGATYLQLFERPFTQKVNVGDDPINNKIFGLDLNLSREAPWLTRIVDGIPGISTKEMSTITVTAEAAALKPGHARAINQNRKDKGGVVYIDDFEGSGSSFDLRIPTNRWYLSSTPQNDDQNNNPLLPEAQLINDLRNGANRARLNWYRIDPGARSGAAGDDQNPYTSVVPQQEVFPNLQLTPQQLPNVQTLDLAYYPNERGPYNFDTPDGYPGYTQGVEFLGDSLVLRDPQTRWGGIMRDLNTNDFQTANIEFLEFWMLSPFLDPANPTNPAQDYELKEGDLYINLGNVSEDILRDSRIFFENGLPGPANPERRTDETNWAKVPVSQQIVRAFDNDRETRALQDVGLDGLDNEGERRKFAPYLDAIRAANTQAAARLDLDPAYDDFRYYRDGSFTDQDGVLRRYRDFNNPQGNSRSNDNQTERQTATNIPDAEDLNQDNTLNETESYFQYKIPLRSNPENNRELDINRTPFITDQRVSDDGQRIWYRFRIPLNGPEKKAVGGIRDFRSIRFMRMYMHGFRAPVVLRFARLELVRNQWRRYRGDLSQLGGPGAPVCAPDSTFFNVDNVNIEENNGRQPFNYVLPAGIQREQSVGVFSALQNEQSLAVNVRDLCDGDERAIFKIINMDMRVYERFKMFVHAEEKNVKVPDGALSLYVRLGSDFKNNYYEYELPLVMSDSTLLNGNPNSDEYKSEVWRLENEIDFALDDFVKLKEARNGEGVALNTLYQREINRDSSTARLKILGNPSIGQVKVVMVGIRNIYDFDNVPYDAEVWLNEMRLTGLDERGGAAATARIDAQLADFGSITAAGNISSIGFGAIDQKVQERQRERITGIDLAANFNLDKFFPEEWRLRLPFYAQYSNTTKRPEFDPYDLDITLKDKLNNIASQDRDSVLAQAEEVTTLKSINFTNVRKERSDNTKPPMPWDISNFSVSYSFTETEYRDPIIEFDQEQKHTGALDYTYSTRTKYIEPFKKLNGELLRLIKEINFNPLPNSFSFSSVMNRRFQTTRYRFTDVDPRFKTFYNKRFTWDRDYDLQWDITKSLKFSFNAINSSVIDEPDETALIEQYGFDRARQIRRDSIWQNIKDFGRPKNYQHNVNVSYNLPVRYLPFFGDWVTAKAQYTGGYNWTAAALNVDSLGNLIQNNQNRSGNVDLNLEKLYDKVPYLGKINRGAKARPGRPSTGRRDPRSPADKKEEGEDKKEKEKKDREPSGVERAIVRPLLAVRRVRFNYSEQLSTTVPGYLPRSGILGMTNFESPGWGFVAGLQPNIRNLSEDQRFNPNPNNLKGDWLRENVDWITGSVFLNQEVIQQYTQSYDVRATVEPFKDFRVDLELNKSYSETFTETFKDTSIVDGIKQLVHTVPIEVGQMQVTYFAMQTLFQDSRDQIIDLFKEFESNRIIISNRLGVGEHEDENLADLGYARGFGSTQQEVLIPAFLAAYTGHDAKSTSLDIFDVMPKVNWRLTYNGLSRIPLFQDIFQNFSLTHGYRTTLAVSNFRSSLPYLATRDTEPIDTTSFNFYPRLEISDVTIQESFSPLIAIDATLKNGMSFNVDYKKSRGLALSTVSYQLNETQTKEIVLGFGYLIRNLDIPFLTGSNKKKGKGSRKQEPEQQQDPNQRNNRGSRGRGLQGKDLDINFNFSLRDDVTFAHRLDQGIIEPTRGNYTLSLSPSAEYQLNRRLSLRLFFDYRRTVPKTSAGFPRTDTSGGIIVSFQLN